A stretch of Methylogaea oryzae DNA encodes these proteins:
- a CDS encoding cytochrome-c peroxidase: MKIRSMISVLLLTGATAAGAASDWQALPDAAPSPANNPTTGAKVFLGKMLYHDPRLSASGTVACASCHNVMAGGEDNRAGSVGIRGQVGGRSAPTVWNSAFNSVQFWDGRADSLEAQAKGPVTNPIEMGMKSWDDAIRVLNQIPGYKPSFKAAFGSEEINQEKVVQAIAAYERTLITPNSPYDRYVKGDKSALTDQQVRGMNTFAEVGCSHCHSGPAFNGPSLPQGQGFYMMFPAQQDADIDAKYKFTADTGRAQVTKNDADKHMFKVPTLRNIALTAPYFHNGAVKTLDEAVRVMAKLQLGKTLDDKQVGDITAFLEALSGEFPRQDMPRLPGTPGHTFPFE; encoded by the coding sequence ATGAAAATTCGTTCGATGATTTCCGTGCTGCTGCTGACCGGCGCCACGGCCGCCGGCGCCGCCAGCGATTGGCAAGCGCTGCCCGATGCCGCGCCGTCCCCGGCCAACAACCCCACCACCGGCGCCAAAGTATTCTTGGGCAAAATGCTCTATCACGATCCGCGCCTGTCGGCGTCCGGCACCGTGGCCTGCGCTTCCTGCCACAACGTAATGGCCGGCGGTGAAGACAACCGCGCCGGCTCCGTCGGCATCCGCGGCCAAGTGGGCGGCCGCAGCGCCCCCACCGTGTGGAACTCCGCCTTCAACTCCGTGCAGTTCTGGGACGGCCGCGCCGACAGCCTTGAAGCCCAAGCCAAAGGCCCGGTCACCAACCCCATCGAAATGGGCATGAAGAGCTGGGACGACGCCATCCGCGTGCTGAACCAGATCCCCGGCTACAAGCCGTCCTTCAAGGCCGCCTTCGGCAGCGAAGAAATCAACCAGGAAAAAGTGGTGCAGGCCATCGCCGCCTACGAGCGCACCCTCATCACCCCCAACAGCCCCTACGACCGCTACGTGAAAGGCGACAAGAGCGCCCTCACCGACCAGCAGGTGCGCGGCATGAACACCTTCGCCGAAGTAGGTTGCAGCCACTGCCACAGCGGCCCGGCCTTCAACGGCCCGTCCCTGCCGCAAGGCCAAGGCTTCTACATGATGTTCCCGGCCCAGCAAGACGCCGACATCGACGCCAAATATAAATTCACCGCCGACACCGGCCGCGCCCAGGTAACCAAGAACGACGCCGACAAGCACATGTTCAAGGTGCCGACCCTGCGCAACATCGCCCTGACTGCCCCTTACTTCCACAACGGCGCCGTCAAGACGCTGGACGAAGCGGTGCGCGTCATGGCCAAGCTGCAATTGGGCAAGACCCTGGACGACAAGCAGGTGGGCGACATCACCGCCTTCCTGGAAGCCCTGAGCGGCGAATTCCCCCGCCAGGACATGCCGCGCCTGCCCGGCACGCCCGGCCACACCTTCCCGTTCGAATAA
- a CDS encoding plastocyanin/azurin family copper-binding protein, with the protein MMKKVLAGLAGVVALASSNAFAASVEIKGAGVAFAPAVVFANVGDTLAFRNMASHFVESYPGMIPEGAAPMKSDMGADYDYNAVKEGIYVYKCPPHIGARMAGVAVIGKPANAAATIDKMLESASGELKKVLGQVKEELPKHGL; encoded by the coding sequence ATGATGAAAAAAGTACTGGCCGGCTTGGCCGGCGTGGTAGCGCTCGCATCTTCCAACGCCTTCGCCGCCAGCGTCGAAATCAAAGGCGCCGGCGTCGCATTCGCCCCCGCCGTGGTTTTCGCCAACGTGGGCGACACGCTGGCCTTCCGCAACATGGCCTCCCACTTCGTCGAGTCCTATCCCGGAATGATTCCGGAAGGCGCCGCCCCCATGAAATCCGACATGGGCGCCGATTACGACTACAACGCCGTCAAAGAAGGCATTTACGTCTACAAGTGCCCGCCGCACATCGGCGCGCGCATGGCCGGCGTAGCGGTGATCGGCAAGCCGGCCAACGCCGCCGCCACCATCGACAAGATGCTGGAATCGGCTTCGGGCGAACTGAAGAAAGTCTTGGGCCAAGTGAAGGAAGAACTGCCCAAGCACGGCTTGTAA
- a CDS encoding c-type cytochrome yields the protein MKFAQCLKGVILASGVMFAGAAMAEGDAAIGEKIYQRALGSGCGKCHDSASNPNLFESVKKLSRDEFKTVMEKGRAGMPPILAAGVMNLPFVKSANLTEDQAVDALIAYLKKGK from the coding sequence ATGAAATTCGCACAATGCCTGAAGGGCGTGATCCTGGCTTCCGGTGTGATGTTTGCCGGCGCCGCGATGGCTGAAGGTGACGCAGCAATCGGTGAAAAAATCTATCAGCGCGCACTGGGCAGCGGCTGCGGCAAGTGCCATGACTCCGCATCCAACCCGAACCTGTTCGAAAGCGTGAAGAAGCTGTCCCGCGACGAATTCAAGACGGTAATGGAAAAGGGCCGCGCGGGCATGCCGCCGATCCTGGCTGCCGGCGTGATGAACCTGCCGTTCGTCAAGAGCGCCAACCTGACCGAAGACCAGGCTGTCGACGCGCTGATCGCCTACCTGAAGAAAGGCAAGTAA
- a CDS encoding peptide chain release factor 3 has product MSEQPYELERRRTFAIISHPDAGKTTLTEKLLLFGGAIQLAGTVKGRKAARHATSDWMEMEKERGISVTTSVMQFEHMGRIVNLLDTPGHEDFSEDTYRTLTAVDSALMVIDSAKGVEERTIKLMEVCRLRDTPILTFINKLDREGREPIELLDEVESVLNIQCTPMTWPIGMGKRFKGVYNLREDAIHLFSPTHGGKIVKGEVIQGLDNPKLDEVLGDMADELRGEIELVQGASHEFDLQAYLAGKQTPVFFGSAINNFGIQELLDAFAEFAPSPFPRQARQRVVQPDEEKFSGVVFKIQANMDPQHRDRIAFMRVNSGKFTKGMKLYHVRTGKQMQVSNAMTFQADSREHVDEAWPGDIIGLPNHGTIQVGDTFTQGENLKFEGIPYFAPELFRRVVLKDPLRAKALQKGLQQLSEEGATQLFKPMKNNDLILGAVGVLQFDVTAFRLKSEYNVDCVYDGISVTTARWVSCDDPKKLEDFKKKCFDNLGEDGGGYLVYLAPSRVNLQLTQERWPDIHFSATREL; this is encoded by the coding sequence ATGTCAGAACAGCCTTACGAACTGGAGAGGCGGCGCACTTTCGCCATCATCTCCCACCCCGACGCGGGTAAAACCACCCTCACCGAAAAGCTGCTGCTGTTCGGCGGCGCCATCCAGCTGGCCGGCACCGTCAAGGGCCGCAAGGCGGCGCGCCACGCCACCTCCGACTGGATGGAGATGGAAAAGGAACGCGGTATTTCCGTGACCACCTCGGTAATGCAGTTCGAGCACATGGGCCGCATCGTCAACCTGCTGGACACGCCGGGCCACGAGGACTTCTCGGAAGACACCTACCGCACCCTGACGGCGGTGGACTCCGCCCTCATGGTCATCGACTCGGCCAAGGGCGTGGAAGAGCGCACCATCAAATTGATGGAAGTGTGCCGGCTGCGCGACACCCCCATCCTCACCTTCATCAACAAGCTGGACCGGGAAGGCCGCGAGCCCATCGAGCTGCTGGACGAAGTGGAGTCGGTGCTCAACATCCAGTGCACTCCCATGACCTGGCCCATCGGCATGGGCAAGCGCTTCAAGGGCGTGTACAACCTGCGCGAGGACGCCATCCACCTGTTCAGCCCCACCCACGGCGGCAAGATCGTCAAGGGCGAGGTGATCCAGGGCCTGGACAATCCCAAGCTGGACGAAGTGCTGGGCGACATGGCGGACGAGCTGCGCGGCGAAATCGAGCTGGTGCAAGGCGCCAGCCACGAGTTCGACCTCCAGGCCTACTTGGCCGGCAAGCAAACGCCGGTGTTCTTCGGCTCGGCCATCAACAACTTCGGCATCCAGGAGTTGCTGGACGCTTTCGCCGAATTCGCCCCGTCGCCGTTCCCGCGCCAAGCGCGGCAACGGGTGGTACAGCCGGACGAGGAGAAATTCAGCGGCGTGGTGTTCAAGATCCAAGCCAACATGGACCCGCAGCACCGCGACCGCATCGCCTTCATGCGCGTCAATTCGGGCAAGTTCACCAAGGGCATGAAGCTGTACCACGTGCGCACCGGCAAGCAGATGCAGGTGAGCAACGCCATGACGTTCCAAGCCGACAGCCGCGAGCACGTGGACGAAGCCTGGCCCGGCGACATCATCGGCCTGCCCAACCACGGCACCATTCAGGTGGGGGACACTTTCACCCAGGGCGAGAACCTCAAGTTCGAGGGCATCCCCTACTTCGCCCCGGAATTGTTCCGCCGCGTGGTGCTGAAGGACCCGCTGCGTGCCAAAGCCCTGCAGAAAGGCTTGCAGCAGCTTTCCGAGGAAGGCGCCACCCAGTTGTTCAAGCCGATGAAGAACAACGACCTGATCCTCGGCGCCGTGGGCGTGTTGCAGTTCGACGTGACGGCGTTCCGCCTCAAGTCGGAATACAACGTGGACTGCGTCTACGACGGCATTTCCGTCACCACCGCCCGCTGGGTCAGCTGCGACGATCCGAAGAAACTGGAAGACTTCAAGAAGAAATGCTTCGACAACCTGGGCGAAGACGGCGGCGGTTATCTGGTTTATCTGGCGCCCAGCCGCGTCAATTTGCAACTGACCCAGGAGCGTTGGCCGGACATCCATTTCAGCGCTACCCGAGAGCTGTAA
- a CDS encoding MHYT domain-containing protein, translated as MASISDYLEFLPGVPDPALTLVGHYNASLVALSILIAIFSSYAAVYVADQVKSSAGPLESAAWLAVGSLAMGGGMWSMHFVGMLAFQLPCVVHYDATATAASMIPGIFASALALATISRREISAARLLGGGVLLGAGIGAMHYGGMAAMRMSALLRYEPRLFALSLLVAVVFSVLALWARFGLQRLVKRPQWACLVSAAVMGVAMSGMHYTAMASAYFLRSGEPEESNVAFDAALMAMAVVTVTLLVIGVVIIAAYANRYFCMAQELERAKRTLDDERTFLDRIINAVADPIFVMDRQGRIVLVNDAYCGFFHRRREDLLGSAGGDIGFDDGIDLLKALGEDSLNTARVSVREGVYVTAKDEHHHIQVGATPCFRADGSRFVVGVVRDVTQQRHAVERIEEAQLAAESASAMKSQFLANMSHEIRSPMNGIIGIAELLADTPLDHEQQGYVQTIERSAQALLGIINDILDFSKIEAGKMELERIPFDPGALAENCAAMVAPRAYEKALSLVVSVDADTPPQLLGDPTRLTQILVNFLTNAVKFTFQGEVVLRVESRAGDDGGVILRFAVSDSGIGISSRQLDRLFMPFMQADASTTRRYGGTGLGLSICKRLAELMDGGIGADSREGHGSTFWVELPFARAAGDMPAPAAPALAGRGVILIGGGRSLRESLHGYLKHWGAQVEEAATLKQALEMSATAKALPLLLVLKHPFGVVARQRLEEAKNSRRLDVALLLAAPDEEAAVAARAMGVRVLIQPVARRALAELLAPTSVPAVPSTESAAEAPRHASADALDAGRLILVAEDNPVNQVVAVSVLKKLGYSAHVVSNGQEAVDALAHLAYGLIFMDMQMPVMDGFEATRAIRQAEAAGGGHIPIVAMTANAMAGDRERCLAAGMDDYVSKPINVARVKEVLDLWLPVANGPEKPPVAAPVIQGPVLDRTRLQEFLGDDEAAIGEALGVFVDSVPQRADGLRDALGAEDYERLPLLLKDFHASSESFGAMRMAQVLAALHAYAEQGQWAALREGMALVEGERSALAMALLQLGGQAERT; from the coding sequence ATGGCGAGCATCAGCGACTATCTTGAATTTTTACCGGGCGTTCCCGATCCGGCGCTGACCTTGGTGGGGCATTACAACGCCTCGTTGGTGGCGTTGTCGATATTGATCGCGATTTTCTCCTCCTACGCGGCCGTGTATGTGGCGGATCAGGTCAAGTCGTCGGCCGGTCCGTTAGAAAGCGCGGCCTGGCTGGCGGTCGGTTCGCTGGCCATGGGCGGCGGCATGTGGTCCATGCACTTCGTCGGCATGCTCGCCTTCCAGTTGCCCTGCGTGGTGCATTACGACGCGACGGCCACCGCCGCCTCCATGATCCCCGGCATTTTCGCCAGCGCGCTGGCGCTGGCGACCATCAGCCGGCGGGAGATTTCCGCGGCGCGCTTGCTGGGGGGCGGCGTGTTGCTCGGCGCGGGCATCGGCGCCATGCATTACGGCGGCATGGCGGCCATGCGCATGAGTGCGTTGTTGCGTTACGAGCCCCGGTTGTTCGCGCTGTCCCTGTTGGTGGCGGTGGTGTTTTCGGTGCTGGCCCTGTGGGCCAGGTTCGGGTTGCAGCGTTTGGTGAAGCGTCCCCAGTGGGCTTGCCTGGTCAGCGCCGCCGTGATGGGCGTGGCCATGTCGGGTATGCACTATACCGCCATGGCGTCGGCTTATTTCCTGCGCAGCGGCGAGCCGGAGGAGAGCAACGTGGCTTTTGATGCTGCCTTGATGGCGATGGCGGTCGTTACGGTAACGCTGCTGGTGATCGGCGTGGTGATTATCGCCGCCTATGCCAACCGCTATTTCTGCATGGCGCAGGAGTTGGAGCGCGCCAAGCGAACCCTGGACGACGAGCGCACGTTTCTCGACCGGATCATCAACGCCGTCGCCGACCCGATTTTCGTCATGGATCGTCAGGGCCGCATCGTCCTGGTTAACGACGCCTATTGCGGCTTTTTTCACCGGCGCCGGGAAGATTTGCTGGGAAGTGCCGGCGGCGACATCGGTTTCGATGACGGCATCGATTTGCTCAAGGCGCTGGGCGAAGACTCGCTCAACACCGCGCGGGTGAGCGTCCGCGAAGGCGTTTATGTGACGGCGAAAGACGAGCACCATCACATACAAGTCGGCGCCACGCCTTGTTTTCGCGCCGACGGCAGCCGTTTCGTCGTCGGCGTGGTGCGCGACGTCACCCAGCAGCGGCACGCGGTGGAGCGCATCGAGGAGGCTCAGCTGGCGGCGGAGAGCGCCAGCGCCATGAAAAGCCAGTTCCTGGCCAATATGTCCCACGAAATCCGTTCGCCCATGAACGGCATCATCGGCATCGCCGAGTTGCTGGCGGACACGCCGCTGGATCACGAGCAGCAGGGATACGTGCAAACCATTGAGCGTTCGGCCCAGGCGTTGCTGGGGATCATCAACGACATCCTGGACTTCTCCAAGATCGAAGCCGGCAAGATGGAGCTGGAGCGGATCCCTTTCGATCCCGGCGCGCTGGCGGAAAATTGCGCTGCCATGGTGGCGCCGCGGGCCTACGAAAAGGCCTTGTCCCTGGTGGTATCCGTCGACGCCGACACGCCGCCGCAGCTGTTGGGCGACCCGACCCGCCTGACCCAGATCCTGGTCAATTTCCTCACCAATGCCGTCAAGTTCACCTTCCAGGGCGAGGTCGTGCTGCGGGTGGAGAGCCGGGCCGGCGACGACGGCGGCGTCATTTTGCGTTTCGCCGTCAGCGATAGCGGCATCGGCATTTCCTCCCGGCAACTGGATCGATTGTTCATGCCCTTCATGCAGGCCGACGCCAGCACCACGCGCCGCTACGGCGGCACCGGCCTGGGGTTGTCCATCTGCAAGCGCTTGGCGGAGCTGATGGACGGCGGCATCGGGGCCGACAGCCGGGAAGGGCACGGTTCGACTTTCTGGGTGGAGCTTCCTTTCGCCCGGGCGGCCGGCGATATGCCGGCCCCCGCGGCGCCCGCGCTGGCCGGCAGGGGCGTCATCCTGATCGGCGGCGGGCGGAGCTTGCGGGAGAGCCTGCATGGCTACTTGAAACACTGGGGCGCCCAAGTGGAGGAGGCGGCCACGCTGAAGCAGGCGTTGGAAATGTCGGCCACGGCCAAGGCGCTGCCGTTGCTGCTGGTGCTGAAGCACCCTTTCGGGGTGGTGGCGCGGCAGCGGTTGGAGGAGGCCAAGAATTCGCGGCGGCTAGACGTCGCGCTGTTGCTGGCGGCGCCGGATGAGGAAGCCGCGGTGGCGGCCCGCGCCATGGGCGTGCGCGTGTTGATTCAACCGGTCGCGCGGCGGGCGTTGGCGGAGCTGTTGGCGCCGACGTCGGTCCCCGCCGTGCCGTCTACCGAGTCCGCCGCGGAGGCGCCCCGCCACGCCTCGGCCGACGCCTTGGACGCCGGACGGCTGATCCTGGTGGCGGAGGACAATCCGGTCAATCAGGTGGTGGCGGTCAGCGTGTTGAAAAAGCTGGGCTATTCCGCCCACGTGGTGAGCAACGGCCAGGAGGCGGTGGATGCCCTGGCCCATTTGGCTTACGGCCTGATTTTCATGGACATGCAGATGCCTGTGATGGACGGCTTCGAGGCGACCCGCGCCATTCGGCAGGCGGAAGCGGCCGGCGGCGGGCATATCCCCATCGTCGCCATGACGGCCAACGCCATGGCCGGCGACCGCGAGCGGTGTTTGGCGGCGGGCATGGACGACTACGTCAGCAAGCCGATCAACGTCGCCAGGGTCAAAGAAGTGCTGGACTTGTGGCTGCCGGTCGCGAACGGGCCGGAAAAGCCGCCCGTCGCGGCCCCGGTGATTCAAGGGCCGGTGCTGGACCGGACGCGTCTGCAGGAGTTTCTCGGCGACGACGAGGCGGCGATCGGCGAGGCCCTCGGGGTATTCGTCGACAGCGTGCCGCAACGAGCCGACGGCTTGCGCGATGCCCTGGGGGCGGAAGATTACGAAAGGCTGCCGCTGCTGCTGAAGGATTTCCACGCGTCCAGCGAGAGTTTCGGCGCCATGCGCATGGCGCAAGTGCTGGCGGCATTGCACGCGTACGCCGAGCAGGGACAGTGGGCCGCGTTGCGGGAGGGAATGGCGTTGGTCGAGGGCGAACGTTCGGCGCTGGCCATGGCGCTGTTACAACTTGGCGGACAGGCGGAGCGAACCTGA
- a CDS encoding HDOD domain-containing protein, which yields MDPKRYDEMRSSDRLPSPKGAALRVMELCRQENVALTEIVRTLNTDPGLAGQVIKLANSPVYARPRPVVALSPDIIISIGIQTLRQMVLAFSLISANRKGECREFDYEAFWSRSAATALAANNLGALVPVAPHAELFTCGLLSGVGRLGLATVYPDDYSDLLARSRGCGDDGLLELERRTFSLDHNQLTAAMMLDWGIPKLFSETVLLHEGPDDCGFAVGSRAYSLVYLLHLASRLAASCFMADHERSAQLPRLFATAEKIGITPEQLVRLGDRMLDEWRDWSRLLQLHIHDDVEPFSSLDALSSGVHDDFADPDFARGIRLLIADDDAALVMLLSKKIASLGYTVYTAADGRQALEQIAAHAPHMVLSDVLMPEIDGIELCRTLRRRLEGRGVYFILLTAHKEKGHLVEAFQAGADDFVIKPVTVPALLGRLAAGTRIVRLQAKLEAEQARLHGEDAAGAGEMLDRISGLPSRRYAMIRLKEQWALAERNNVPFSCLRVSLGWKGGHDPEQLKTLLPHAARLLREASRAEDVICHFGEGQFFIVSPHSVLSTAMHFGERLLVRLAEMPATADGAALCVAIGATARSTAVRDEMQLLRLAEAALAQAVERGGGRAVSAMADEEAPGGVVFN from the coding sequence ATGGATCCCAAACGTTACGACGAAATGAGGAGCAGCGACCGTTTGCCCTCTCCCAAGGGCGCCGCCTTGCGGGTGATGGAGCTGTGCCGGCAGGAGAATGTCGCGTTGACGGAAATCGTCCGCACCCTCAATACGGATCCCGGCCTGGCCGGCCAGGTGATAAAACTGGCCAACTCGCCGGTGTACGCCCGCCCCAGGCCGGTGGTGGCCTTGTCGCCGGACATCATCATCAGCATCGGCATCCAGACCTTGCGCCAGATGGTGCTGGCGTTTTCGCTGATTTCCGCCAACCGCAAAGGGGAATGCCGCGAGTTCGACTACGAGGCGTTCTGGTCGCGCTCGGCCGCCACCGCGCTGGCGGCGAACAATCTCGGCGCGCTGGTGCCGGTGGCTCCCCACGCCGAGCTGTTCACCTGCGGCTTGTTGAGCGGCGTCGGCCGCTTGGGGCTGGCGACGGTTTATCCGGACGATTATTCCGATCTCCTGGCGCGCAGCCGCGGTTGCGGCGACGACGGATTGCTTGAGCTGGAGCGGCGAACTTTTTCCCTGGACCACAACCAGCTGACGGCGGCGATGATGCTGGACTGGGGCATTCCCAAACTGTTCAGCGAAACCGTGCTGCTCCACGAGGGGCCGGACGACTGCGGTTTCGCCGTGGGCAGTCGCGCTTACAGCCTGGTTTACTTGTTGCATCTGGCGTCGCGGCTGGCGGCATCCTGTTTCATGGCGGATCACGAACGCAGCGCGCAATTGCCCCGGCTGTTCGCCACGGCGGAAAAAATCGGCATCACGCCGGAGCAGCTGGTGCGCCTGGGCGATCGGATGCTGGACGAATGGCGCGATTGGAGTCGCTTGTTGCAATTGCACATTCACGACGACGTCGAGCCGTTTTCCTCCTTGGACGCCTTGTCCAGCGGCGTCCATGACGACTTTGCCGATCCCGATTTCGCCCGCGGCATCCGTTTGCTGATCGCCGACGACGACGCCGCCCTGGTGATGCTGCTGAGCAAGAAGATCGCCAGCCTGGGGTATACGGTCTATACCGCCGCCGACGGCCGCCAAGCCCTGGAGCAAATCGCCGCCCATGCGCCGCACATGGTGCTGTCCGACGTGTTGATGCCGGAAATCGACGGCATCGAGCTTTGCCGCACCCTGCGGCGCAGGCTGGAGGGCCGGGGCGTCTATTTCATCCTGCTGACCGCGCATAAGGAAAAAGGCCATCTGGTGGAGGCGTTTCAAGCCGGGGCCGACGATTTCGTCATCAAGCCGGTGACGGTGCCGGCGCTGTTGGGCCGCTTGGCGGCGGGCACCCGCATCGTTCGCTTGCAGGCCAAGCTGGAAGCGGAGCAGGCCCGTTTGCACGGCGAGGATGCGGCGGGCGCGGGCGAAATGCTCGACCGGATCAGCGGCCTGCCCAGCCGGCGTTACGCCATGATTCGCTTGAAAGAGCAGTGGGCCTTGGCGGAGCGCAACAACGTGCCGTTTAGCTGCCTGAGAGTCAGCCTAGGCTGGAAAGGAGGGCACGATCCAGAGCAGCTCAAGACGTTGTTGCCCCATGCCGCGAGGTTGTTGCGCGAAGCCTCGCGCGCCGAAGACGTGATCTGCCATTTCGGCGAGGGCCAGTTTTTTATCGTCAGCCCCCACTCGGTGTTGTCCACGGCCATGCATTTCGGCGAGCGGTTGTTGGTGCGCTTGGCGGAAATGCCCGCGACGGCGGACGGCGCGGCGCTCTGCGTCGCCATCGGCGCCACGGCTAGGTCCACGGCGGTGCGCGACGAGATGCAGCTTTTGCGTTTGGCGGAGGCGGCGTTGGCGCAAGCCGTCGAGCGCGGCGGCGGGCGAGCGGTATCGGCGATGGCCGACGAAGAGGCGCCGGGCGGCGTGGTTTTCAATTGA
- a CDS encoding translation initiation factor Sui1, with product MRKTGSGKSVDLQGGLVYSTEHGRMCPECRKPVAQCACRKAGPPAAGGPVRVRRETKGRAGKGVTVIAGAPLDAAGLADLGKRLKTKCGSGGTVKDGTIEIQGDHCELVMEELKKLGWNVKRSGG from the coding sequence TTGCGTAAAACGGGAAGCGGCAAAAGCGTCGATTTGCAAGGCGGCTTGGTTTATTCCACCGAACACGGCCGCATGTGTCCCGAATGCCGCAAGCCGGTGGCGCAGTGCGCGTGCCGCAAGGCCGGACCGCCGGCGGCGGGCGGCCCGGTGCGGGTGCGGCGGGAAACCAAGGGGCGGGCCGGCAAGGGCGTGACGGTTATCGCCGGCGCGCCCTTGGATGCCGCCGGTCTGGCCGATTTGGGCAAACGGCTCAAGACCAAGTGCGGCTCCGGCGGCACGGTGAAGGATGGCACCATCGAAATCCAGGGCGATCACTGCGAGCTGGTGATGGAAGAGCTGAAGAAGCTGGGCTGGAACGTCAAGCGCTCGGGAGGCTAG
- a CDS encoding DUF2721 domain-containing protein → MFSHEIVPLLKIAIGPAILISAVGLLLLTMNNRLAHATDRVRSLAKEAQAAAEPGRARLKAQVVVLWRRTRLLRHAIELVILSALCGALLIIALFVTVWLEMPLAWFIAALFIASLASLIGSLVLLILDVNKSLVALQLELAGDD, encoded by the coding sequence GTGTTTTCCCACGAAATCGTGCCCTTGCTGAAAATCGCCATCGGGCCGGCGATATTGATTTCCGCGGTGGGCTTGTTGCTGCTCACCATGAACAACCGGCTGGCCCATGCCACCGACCGGGTGAGGAGCTTGGCGAAAGAGGCCCAAGCCGCGGCCGAGCCGGGCAGGGCGCGTTTGAAGGCGCAGGTGGTCGTGCTGTGGCGCCGCACCCGCTTGCTGCGTCACGCCATCGAGCTGGTGATCCTGAGCGCGCTGTGCGGCGCTTTGTTGATCATCGCGCTGTTCGTGACGGTTTGGCTGGAAATGCCCCTGGCTTGGTTCATCGCCGCGTTGTTCATCGCGTCCTTGGCTTCCCTGATCGGTTCGCTCGTTTTGCTGATTTTGGACGTGAACAAGTCGCTGGTGGCGCTGCAGTTGGAATTGGCGGGCGACGACTAG
- a CDS encoding DUF502 domain-containing protein, with amino-acid sequence MRNPLQILKTSLNYFLLGLLAVIPLVVVMQISIWLAQFLLNTVFDVRSWVGQYWITAVVFFGVYALLVYIGYELTKHRQSLIVSLIDLVIERLPFLRTVYRVSKKVIDMFRGRGEEKVREVVYVEYPKDGVWVPAYVTNKEGECYVLFIPTSPNPTSGFTVIVHESKVVKSQLSFEEVSTFIISVGADYPKAAEACRLPH; translated from the coding sequence ATGAGGAACCCACTACAAATACTAAAAACGTCCCTCAATTACTTCCTGCTGGGATTGCTGGCGGTCATACCGCTGGTGGTCGTCATGCAAATTTCCATCTGGCTGGCCCAGTTCCTGTTGAACACCGTGTTCGACGTGAGAAGCTGGGTCGGGCAATATTGGATCACCGCCGTGGTGTTCTTCGGCGTCTACGCCTTGCTGGTCTATATCGGCTACGAGCTGACCAAGCACCGCCAATCCTTGATCGTGTCGCTGATCGACCTGGTCATCGAGCGCTTGCCTTTCCTCCGCACCGTCTACCGGGTGAGCAAAAAAGTCATCGACATGTTCCGCGGCCGCGGCGAGGAAAAAGTCCGCGAAGTGGTGTACGTGGAATATCCCAAAGACGGCGTATGGGTACCGGCCTACGTCACCAACAAGGAAGGCGAGTGCTACGTGCTGTTCATTCCCACCTCGCCCAACCCCACCAGCGGTTTCACGGTGATCGTGCACGAATCGAAAGTGGTGAAATCCCAGCTCAGCTTCGAGGAGGTCAGCACCTTCATCATCAGCGTGGGAGCGGACTACCCCAAGGCCGCAGAAGCCTGCCGCCTGCCCCACTGA
- the cueR gene encoding Cu(I)-responsive transcriptional regulator — MVCSSAERLNIGQAAARSGVSAKMIRYYESLGLLPKVGRTESGYRQYGAAEVHTLRFIRRARTLGFGMAEIAALLQLWQDRERASKEVKRIALERIEDLEKKIGEMQAMKNTLENLALGCQGDDRPDCPILDDLASQRPELPKSRPLDQILP, encoded by the coding sequence ATGGTTTGTTCCAGCGCCGAACGCCTCAACATCGGCCAGGCCGCCGCCCGCTCCGGCGTATCCGCCAAAATGATCCGCTATTACGAAAGCCTCGGCCTGCTGCCGAAAGTCGGCCGCACCGAATCCGGCTACCGCCAGTACGGCGCGGCCGAAGTGCACACCCTGCGCTTCATCCGCCGCGCCCGCACGCTAGGCTTCGGCATGGCTGAAATCGCCGCCTTGCTGCAACTGTGGCAGGATCGGGAGCGGGCCAGCAAGGAAGTGAAACGCATCGCCCTGGAACGCATCGAAGACCTGGAGAAAAAAATCGGCGAAATGCAGGCGATGAAAAACACCTTGGAAAACCTGGCCCTCGGCTGCCAGGGCGACGACCGACCCGATTGCCCCATACTCGACGATTTGGCGTCGCAACGCCCGGAACTACCGAAATCAAGGCCGCTCGATCAAATCCTTCCCTAG